CCGGAACGGCCCCACTTTGCCGCGGGCGAGGAACATGACGTGCGAGGAGACGCCCTGCACCGTGTCGACGCCGATCTGCGCCGCGGCGGTGTCGCGGGCCGCCGCCTCCAGGGCGACGAACTGGGGGCCGATGTGCAGCGCCGCGTCCGGGGAGGCCACCGAGCTGGTCAGCGGCGGGAGTCGCCAGTGGCCGGAGGCCACGCGCTCGGCGCCGAACACCTGCCACAGCGGCGAGAGGTCGGGCGAGTCGATCACCTCGATGGGTTCGACGGCCATTCTGCCGAGCCCGTCGGGGGGAACCCCGATGGACACCCCCTGCCCCTCGGTGGTGGCCAGCACCCGCTCGGGGTGGTTGGCGTCGACGATGGTCGAGCGGCTGTAGGCCATCCGTCGCCCCCGCGCCAGGCCCTCCGAGCGGACCTCGAACCGCGCGACGTCCACGCCGGGGTCGAGGATCTGACAGTGGTGGATCACCGGGTTGGGCACGGCCTCCAGATCGTTCATCAGCCCGCCCTCCGGAGAGCAGACGCCCAGCACCGACAGCAGCAGGCCACCGCTCGGGTCGCGCATGTCGTGCCGCACGGCGACGGTGTCGTCGACCGGGCCGAGGTCCATCGAGGCATAGCGGCGGCCGAGGTAGCGGTAGCTCAGCAGGCCACCCCAGCGCCGGTCGAGTTCGGCGGCGTAGGCGGCCGGATCATCGGCGAGTTCCCTTATGTCAAGAGGCTTCTCGGAGCCGGTCGACTCCGCCGTCGGGTCCGTCATCCGATCAGCGACTCTTCGCCCATACTTCGGTGTCATAGGTCGAGCTTGGCGATGTGCATGCTCGGCGCCGCATGGAAAACGTGGGCGCTGGCGTCGGGCAGAACCTTGCGCGCCACGAGATAATCCACCCCCATCCAGCCCTGCCGGATATAGCGGCCGAAGCGCAGACAGGTCCCGGGCGCGCCGCTGGCACTCGGCACGAGTTTGATGTTCTCGATCGCCTCCTTGACCCCGGCGCCGGTGAGCGGACGGGCTCCGGCCAACCCCAGCACCATGACGGTCGCGACATCACGGCACAGGCCCGGCATGTAGTAGTTCGGTCGGCGGCCATACCGGACCGCGAAGCGATCCAGGAACGCCTGGCCGACTTCATTGCTCTCATCGTAACCGTCCAGGCCGATCCAGCCGGCCAGGTGCCCGAACCAGTCGTCGTTGATGTGCGCCATCTCGAACGCGGTCGTGGTGTAGCGCGGCGGATCCCAATTCACCTCGGCCAGACCAGTATTGAACCCCCAGAGACCGTGACCGAAGCCGACGTGGACCAGGGCGTCGGCTTCGGTGTCCCGCAGTAGCGCTGCGGCACGGGCCTTGTCGGCCTCGACCTGAGGTATCGGCACCGTCGCCACCACGGCTAGCCCCGCGGCGCTGTAGGCCGCCTGCGCATATGCCAGGTATTCCTTGCCGATCAACGAAGCTTCGTAGGCGATGGCGACACTGCGGTGCCCATCGCCGCGGATGATCGCCGCGAGCATGCGGCCCTCCTCGGGCATGGAGCCGTTGTTCAGCGCGAAACACCACTCGCCCAGCGCACCCTCCGACCCGGACAGCACGATGCTGGGCACCTTGGCCACCCGGTCGGCATGGGCCGCCAACGGTACGGCGTTGTCGGAGACATACGGCCCGAAAATCACCAGGCAGCCCTCCGCGACCAATTCGTCGTAGGCGTTCTCGACCGCCTGATAGGTGCCGTTGGGCAGACCCACCACGTGGCGTTCCACCACCTCGACCGGCCGGTCGAGGACTGCCGCCTCCACCGCCTCGTCGAAAACCATTCGGAGTGTGTCGAGGGTGTCGCTGTCAACATTGGATTGCGTCGGATAGTCGTTCAGGAGGCCGACTTTCAGCGGCGCCGCGGATCCGAATCCGCGGACTGCGTCCTCACCCATGAGCGCAACATACGGTATGCGCGTTGCTGCCGTCACCGAAACGGCGCGGCACGGTAGTACCGAAGTCGCGCCGGCCAGTCAGCTTCTGGTGCGCCGCGACGCAGCCGGGCGTCCGGTGGCCTTCGCGGCCCGCGCCGCTGTGAGTTTGGCGCCCTCCGCCGGCATCAGCGCCTGTCGGCACCACGCCCACAACTGATCCTCGGTCAGCTCGGTTCCTTTACCGTCGGAGGCGGAAGTCCCGGTCTGCGCCAGTGCGCTCAGCGTGGAGTTCAAGAGGGTGGTCAACTGTGCGGGGTTGAGATCCTTGCGGATCAGTCCAGCCCGCGAGCACGAGGTGATGATTTTGGTCAGCAACCGTCGATGCGGTTCCCAGATATCGGACCGGTCGTCGCTACGGTCGATCTTGAGGCTGAGGTTCTGGATCGTCACCACTCGCCCGCCGGGAGTGTTCGCAGATCCGCTGCGGGAAAGGAACTCTCGACAGAAAGCTTCGAGCTTCTCCATGGGGCCGTCCGCCGCGTCGACCTCGTCTCGGATGCGCTTGGTGAATTGAACGGCGAGGTTGTCGTAGAGCGCCAGCAACAGCTCGTCCTTGCTCGCGAAATGCTGGTAGAACGCGCGCAGACTCAGATTCGACCGGTCGATCAGGGCCTGGACAGTGAAGTCCGCGCCACCCGACTCTTCCACCAATTCCAGCGCCGTCACCAGGAATCGAGATCTGCGGGCCTGCGTCCGGGCGGCGCTCGACGATCGGTCGGCTGCCTTCTCCGAGCGGGAAAGCGCAAGCTGGAGCTCCGCGTCAACGGTCTTGGGTTCGTCGCCGACGTCACGGTTCTTCTTGGCGGCCATCGCAGGTCAGCATACGTGCCGACTTCGCCAATCGTGATCTACCTGCCCCCGAACTGGTTTCGCAGCTCGGTCTTGAGCACCTTTCCGGTCAGGTTCCGCGGCAGCGCGTCGACCAGTTCGAGGCGCTCCGGGATCTTGTGCCGGCTCAGCCCTCGGGCGGTGCAGTGCGCGGCCACGGTCTCCAGCGAGATCTGCGCGTCCGCCGCGGGCACGATCACGGCGCAGACGCGCTCCCCGGTGCGCGGGTCGGGCACCCCGATCACCGCGACGTCGTCCACGCCGGGGTGATCGGCCAGCAGGTTCTCGATCTCGAGCGCCGAGATGTTCTCCGCGTTACGGATGATGGCGTCCTTGAGGCGACCCGTCACCACTACGTTGCCGGCCGTGTCGATCCGCCCGAGATCCCCGCTGCGGAACCAGCCGTCGTCGGTGAACGCCGCGGCGTCGAGTGCGGCGTCGACGTAACCGAGAAAGCACTGCGGGCCGCTGAGCAGCAACTCGCCCTCGGCACCGGCGGGCACGTCCTGGCCGTGTTCGTCGACCACCCGGACCCGCACCCCAGGAACCGGGGGCCCTACCGTGTAATCCAAAACGGCCGCATCGGCACCGGTCTGGGGCGATGTCGCAACCGGGAACTCGGTGAGGCCCCACGAATTGGCCACACCGGGAACACCAAGTTCGTCCCGGATCTGCTTGCAGAGTTCGGGGGTGAGCGGTGCCCCGCCGCCGAGGCAGCCCCTTAGATCCGGATACAGCGGCTCGGCGCCGTGTTGTCGTTGCGCGGCGAGGTAGGCGACGAAGAACGGTGTAGCGGTGCCCAGCAGCGTCGGCCGTTGCGCGGCCATGGCTTTCGGCGTCGTCGTGGGATCGAAGTTGTCGAACAACGCAAGAGTCATTCCGGTGCGCAAGGCCGCGGCCAACATGGCGGCACCGCCGATATGGGATATCGGAAACGCGATCGGGTATACGTCCGCGGCGGAGGCGCCGACCATCCCCACGACTCCGGAGGACCCCGCGATCACCGACCGATCGCAGTGCCGAACGCCCTTGGGCGCGGCAGTGGTACCCGAGGAGTAATACACCCACCGGGCGGCGACGGCTGAGGTCGGCGGCGCGGGCAACAACGCCAGATCCCCTGCAGGGAGCCGAAGCTCGTCGGGCAGCGGCGCTTCCGCGTGGTCGATGACCAGCACCCGCGGTAGGCCATTCGATGAAACTGCCTGTGCCATGGCGACATGGTCGTAACCCCGCCAAACGCCTGGGATTACGAGATGCGTGACGCCGAGTTGGGCCGTGGCGAACCTTAGTTCACTTTCCCGCCAGATCGGCAGGATGGGATTCTGCACCGCTCCGAGGCGGGCCAGCGCGACCATCACCACCATGGTCTCCAGCGTGGTCGGCAGCTGCCAGGACACCAGGGTGTCGGGCCCGATGCCATCCGCTGCGAATGCCGCCGCAGTGGTCAGCCCAGCCCGCCATAACTCGCCGGCGGTGAGTGTCCGGCCGTAGTTGTCGGTGAGCACCGTGCGGTCCGGATGAGTCCGCGCGGCGGACTCCACCAGGCCCCAGAAGGTTTCGGTCATCAAAGTCGTCAATCCCTCTCCGCCGCCGTGGTTTGCACGCAACGGAATCCGATGTGAGTGGTCGCGCTGTCCTGCGATTGCGGCGACCGCGCGGCCGGCCGATAGCGGTGGCAGTACTCCGGCGCGCACAGGTGGGACCCGCCTTTGAGGACCTGATTGACCGTGGGGTCCCCCGCCGGCGCCGGACAGCATCCCGAGATCTGCGGCGCGCCGCGATGGCCGGCGCGGTAGCGGGTTCGGGTCCATTCCCAGACGTTGCCGATCATGTCCAGCAGCCCGAACGCGTTCGGCGGGAACGTGCCGACCGGAGAGGTTCCCGTCCAGCCGGCGGCACCGTCGTTGCGGTACGGGAAGGCGCCCTGCCAGGTGTTGGCCATCAGCTGACCGTCGGGGCGTGCGTCGTCGCCCCAGGGGTAGACAGTGGCGCTGCCCCCGCGGGCCGCGTACTCCCACTGCTGTTCGGTGGGCAGCCCGCGGCCCGCCCAGGCCGCGTACGCGGCCGCGTCGGGATAGGCGACCTGGACCACCGGGTGGTCGGGAATGGCCTCGACCGACGATCCGGGACCCGTCGGGCGCCGCCAACAGGCACCGGGCACCCAGATCCACCACTGCCGCCAATCCCGTAGGTCCACCGGACCTGCGGTGGGCCGGAACACCAACGCGCCCGGGACCAGGTCCGCGGCCGGCACACCGGGAAACGCGGCCGGATCGAGGGCCTGCTCGGCGACGGTCACATGGCCTGTGGCGGCGACAAATTCGGCGAACTGCGCGTTGGTCACCGGATGGCGTTCGATGGCGAAGGCCGCGACCGTCACCTCGTGCACGGGCGCTTCCTCGGGATAGAAATCCCGCGACCCCATCGGGAAGACACCGCCCGGAAGGTCGACCAACTCGGTGAGCATGCGACCAGCGTAGGCAGGATCGTTGAATCACCCTGCCGAAGTCGGCCACGGGGATAAGGTCACCCGATGAGTGCGACGACGACAGCCCGCAGGATGGCCGCGGCGGCCGCGGTGCTCGCCATGATCGGCGCAGGGTGCGGCTCCCCCGAGGAGCAAGGGGCGGACACCGCCCGGAACCCGGCGCCGACCAGCGCCACGACGAGCGCCGATGCCGCGCCGCTCGCGGGATTCGTCGAACCCGTCGACGGCACCGAGGGAACGGTCACCTACCAGGCCGAGCTACCGCAGTTGCGCGGCGGCGACGCCGAGGTGCGCGACCGATTCAACGCCGCGATGCGCGCAGCCCTCGACGACCACCTCAAACCCGCCGACGACGACGCCCCAATGACCATTGCCCCCGGCGTGCTCCCCGAGGACGAGCGCAGCGCGGTCTCGCACATCGGCACCCGCGCGGTGGCCGGCGTGCTGGTGCTCAACATCTACGTGGACCGGGCGGCGCACCCCTTCAACACGGTGTCCACCACGGTGATCGACACCGCCACCGCCGCGCCAATCATGATCACCGATCTGTTCGCCGACGACGCCGCCGGGTTCAGCGCGCTCGTCGACGGCATCAACGCCGAGATCGCCGAGGACGAGAAGCTGGCCGGCCAATCCGCACCGGCGCCGGTCGCCGATCAACTCGCCGCCTGGGTTCCCGACGACGACGGGCTGGTCGTCTACATCTCGGTGGCCCATGTGCTCGGCGACTACTACCCGATCACGGTGGATTGGGACGTCCTCGATCCCGTGCTGGCGCCGGGAATGCGGGAAATGTTGACGGCGTAGCGGCCCGGATCGCGTCCTAGTGCACCGGGGTGCCACCCGCGGGAGAGGGCCGCGACGCGGTGAAGAACGCCCCGACCACGGCCACCGCGCCGATCGCGGCCGCGACCACGAACGCCGCATGCACGCCGGGCATGTCCGGAGCGCCGTCGGACACCGACGCCCGGGCCATGACCGTCACGAACAGGGCGGTCCCGGCGGCACCGGCGACCTGCTGCAGGGTGGTCAGGATGGCGCTGCCGTGCGAGTAGAGCCGGTCGGGCAGCACGCCCAGCGCGTCGGTCATCAGGGGCGTGAACATCATCGACAGGCCGAGCATCATGACGGTCTGCACCGCG
This DNA window, taken from Mycolicibacterium sp. MU0050, encodes the following:
- a CDS encoding ABC transporter substrate-binding protein → MGEDAVRGFGSAAPLKVGLLNDYPTQSNVDSDTLDTLRMVFDEAVEAAVLDRPVEVVERHVVGLPNGTYQAVENAYDELVAEGCLVIFGPYVSDNAVPLAAHADRVAKVPSIVLSGSEGALGEWCFALNNGSMPEEGRMLAAIIRGDGHRSVAIAYEASLIGKEYLAYAQAAYSAAGLAVVATVPIPQVEADKARAAALLRDTEADALVHVGFGHGLWGFNTGLAEVNWDPPRYTTTAFEMAHINDDWFGHLAGWIGLDGYDESNEVGQAFLDRFAVRYGRRPNYYMPGLCRDVATVMVLGLAGARPLTGAGVKEAIENIKLVPSASGAPGTCLRFGRYIRQGWMGVDYLVARKVLPDASAHVFHAAPSMHIAKLDL
- a CDS encoding TetR/AcrR family transcriptional regulator gives rise to the protein MTALELVEESGGADFTVQALIDRSNLSLRAFYQHFASKDELLLALYDNLAVQFTKRIRDEVDAADGPMEKLEAFCREFLSRSGSANTPGGRVVTIQNLSLKIDRSDDRSDIWEPHRRLLTKIITSCSRAGLIRKDLNPAQLTTLLNSTLSALAQTGTSASDGKGTELTEDQLWAWCRQALMPAEGAKLTAARAAKATGRPAASRRTRS
- a CDS encoding class I adenylate-forming enzyme family protein, which translates into the protein MTETFWGLVESAARTHPDRTVLTDNYGRTLTAGELWRAGLTTAAAFAADGIGPDTLVSWQLPTTLETMVVMVALARLGAVQNPILPIWRESELRFATAQLGVTHLVIPGVWRGYDHVAMAQAVSSNGLPRVLVIDHAEAPLPDELRLPAGDLALLPAPPTSAVAARWVYYSSGTTAAPKGVRHCDRSVIAGSSGVVGMVGASAADVYPIAFPISHIGGAAMLAAALRTGMTLALFDNFDPTTTPKAMAAQRPTLLGTATPFFVAYLAAQRQHGAEPLYPDLRGCLGGGAPLTPELCKQIRDELGVPGVANSWGLTEFPVATSPQTGADAAVLDYTVGPPVPGVRVRVVDEHGQDVPAGAEGELLLSGPQCFLGYVDAALDAAAFTDDGWFRSGDLGRIDTAGNVVVTGRLKDAIIRNAENISALEIENLLADHPGVDDVAVIGVPDPRTGERVCAVIVPAADAQISLETVAAHCTARGLSRHKIPERLELVDALPRNLTGKVLKTELRNQFGGR
- a CDS encoding formylglycine-generating enzyme family protein, with amino-acid sequence MLTELVDLPGGVFPMGSRDFYPEEAPVHEVTVAAFAIERHPVTNAQFAEFVAATGHVTVAEQALDPAAFPGVPAADLVPGALVFRPTAGPVDLRDWRQWWIWVPGACWRRPTGPGSSVEAIPDHPVVQVAYPDAAAYAAWAGRGLPTEQQWEYAARGGSATVYPWGDDARPDGQLMANTWQGAFPYRNDGAAGWTGTSPVGTFPPNAFGLLDMIGNVWEWTRTRYRAGHRGAPQISGCCPAPAGDPTVNQVLKGGSHLCAPEYCHRYRPAARSPQSQDSATTHIGFRCVQTTAAERD